From a region of the Fundulus heteroclitus isolate FHET01 unplaced genomic scaffold, MU-UCD_Fhet_4.1 scaffold_28, whole genome shotgun sequence genome:
- the nocta gene encoding nocturnin isoform X3 has protein sequence MGSGSSSRLFGTMAQPDPYTKESPDQDSEQDPAEVDPDQLLRECQQVLQRRPARPHRDLVYPRLGAACSHKHNPVVRIMQWNILAQALGEGKDGFVRCPLEALSWPERKYQILEEILSYRPDILCLQEVDHYYDTFQPIMARLGYHGSFLPKPWSPCLDVEHNNGPDGCALFYRRSRFSLHATAHLRLSAMMLPTNQVAIAQTLHCRVTGRWLCVAVTHLKARSGWERLRSAQGADLLQSLQSITSHSGGPTRAVLGAVPLVVCGDFNAEPSEDVYRRFSSSPLGLSSAYKLLSCDGQTEPAYTTWKIRPTGESCSTLDYIWYSHDALSVEALLDIPSEEQIGPDRLPSYHYPSDHLSLLCDVSFREEPHRLL, from the exons ATGGGCAGCGGCAGTAGCAGCAGGCTGTTTGGTACCATGGCCCAGCCTGACCCATACACCAAGGAGAGCCCAGACCAGGACTCAGAGCAGGACCCAGCGGAGGTAGACCCAGACCAGCTGCTCAGAGAGTGCCAGCAGGTGCTGCAGAGGCGTCCGGCCCGGCCTCACAGGGACCTGGTCTATCCCAGGCTCGGGGCCGCCTGCAGCCATAAGCACAACCCAGTCGTTCGGATCATGCAGTGGAACATCCTGGCTCAAG ctcTTGGCGAAGGGAAGGATGGCTTCGTCCGCTGTCCGCTAGAAGCTCTCAGCTGGCCGGAAAGGAAATACCAGATCCTGGAGGAGATCCTCTCCTACCGCCCTGACATCCTGTGTCTGCAGGAGGTGGACCACTACTACGACACCTTCCAGCCAATCATGGCCCGCCTAGGTTACCACGGCAGCTTCCTGCCCAAGCCCTGGTCGCCCTGTTTGGATGTGGAGCACAACAACGGCCCCGACGGCTGCGCCCTCTTCTACCGCCGCTCGCGCTTCAGCCTCCACGCCACGGCCCACCTGCGGCTGTCCGCCATGATGCTGCCCACCAACCAGGTGGCCATCGCGCAGACGCTGCATTGCCGGGTGACGGGCCGCTGGCTGTGTGTTGCAGTCACACACCTGAAAGCTCGCAGCGGCTGGGAGAGGCTGAGGAGTGCCCAGGGTGCTGACCTGCTGCAGAGCCTCCAGAGCATCACGTCCCACAGCGGAGGCCCGACGCGGGCGGTGCTAGGGGCCGTCCCTCTAGTGGTGTGCGGGGACTTTAACGCAGAGCCCTCTGAGGACGTTTACCGTCGCTTTAGCTCCTCCCCCTTAGGTCTGAGCTCGGCGTACAAGCTGCTGAGCTGCGACGGCCAAACGGAGCCCGCCTACACCACCTGGAAGATCCGGCCCACCGGAGAGAGCTGCAGCACGCTGGACTACATCTGGTACAGCCACGACGCTCTGAGCGTGGAGGCCCTGCTGGACATTCCCAGCGAGGAGCAGATCGGACCGGACCGCCTCCCCTCATACCACTACCCCTCCGACCATCTGTCGCTGCTCTGCGACGTCAGCTTCAGGGAGGAGCCTCACAGGCTACTGTAG
- the nocta gene encoding nocturnin isoform X1 — protein MNSARRCSALFSQICVSSLEGQTGRTPGPRCCHAGPGGGGPGGTCGQLKPRGAASTVSAPVCPMGSGSSSRLFGTMAQPDPYTKESPDQDSEQDPAEVDPDQLLRECQQVLQRRPARPHRDLVYPRLGAACSHKHNPVVRIMQWNILAQALGEGKDGFVRCPLEALSWPERKYQILEEILSYRPDILCLQEVDHYYDTFQPIMARLGYHGSFLPKPWSPCLDVEHNNGPDGCALFYRRSRFSLHATAHLRLSAMMLPTNQVAIAQTLHCRVTGRWLCVAVTHLKARSGWERLRSAQGADLLQSLQSITSHSGGPTRAVLGAVPLVVCGDFNAEPSEDVYRRFSSSPLGLSSAYKLLSCDGQTEPAYTTWKIRPTGESCSTLDYIWYSHDALSVEALLDIPSEEQIGPDRLPSYHYPSDHLSLLCDVSFREEPHRLL, from the exons ATGAATTCAGCTCGTCGTTGTTCCGCTTTGTTTAGCCAGATTTGTGTTTCGTCGCTGGAGGGACAGACCGGCCGGACGCCAGGACCCCGCTGCTGTCACGCCGGGCCTGGAGGAGGGGGCCCCGGGGGGACCTGCGGCCAGCTGAAGCCGCGTGGGGCAGCCAGCACCGTGTCGGCACCAG TTTGTCCAATGGGCAGCGGCAGTAGCAGCAGGCTGTTTGGTACCATGGCCCAGCCTGACCCATACACCAAGGAGAGCCCAGACCAGGACTCAGAGCAGGACCCAGCGGAGGTAGACCCAGACCAGCTGCTCAGAGAGTGCCAGCAGGTGCTGCAGAGGCGTCCGGCCCGGCCTCACAGGGACCTGGTCTATCCCAGGCTCGGGGCCGCCTGCAGCCATAAGCACAACCCAGTCGTTCGGATCATGCAGTGGAACATCCTGGCTCAAG ctcTTGGCGAAGGGAAGGATGGCTTCGTCCGCTGTCCGCTAGAAGCTCTCAGCTGGCCGGAAAGGAAATACCAGATCCTGGAGGAGATCCTCTCCTACCGCCCTGACATCCTGTGTCTGCAGGAGGTGGACCACTACTACGACACCTTCCAGCCAATCATGGCCCGCCTAGGTTACCACGGCAGCTTCCTGCCCAAGCCCTGGTCGCCCTGTTTGGATGTGGAGCACAACAACGGCCCCGACGGCTGCGCCCTCTTCTACCGCCGCTCGCGCTTCAGCCTCCACGCCACGGCCCACCTGCGGCTGTCCGCCATGATGCTGCCCACCAACCAGGTGGCCATCGCGCAGACGCTGCATTGCCGGGTGACGGGCCGCTGGCTGTGTGTTGCAGTCACACACCTGAAAGCTCGCAGCGGCTGGGAGAGGCTGAGGAGTGCCCAGGGTGCTGACCTGCTGCAGAGCCTCCAGAGCATCACGTCCCACAGCGGAGGCCCGACGCGGGCGGTGCTAGGGGCCGTCCCTCTAGTGGTGTGCGGGGACTTTAACGCAGAGCCCTCTGAGGACGTTTACCGTCGCTTTAGCTCCTCCCCCTTAGGTCTGAGCTCGGCGTACAAGCTGCTGAGCTGCGACGGCCAAACGGAGCCCGCCTACACCACCTGGAAGATCCGGCCCACCGGAGAGAGCTGCAGCACGCTGGACTACATCTGGTACAGCCACGACGCTCTGAGCGTGGAGGCCCTGCTGGACATTCCCAGCGAGGAGCAGATCGGACCGGACCGCCTCCCCTCATACCACTACCCCTCCGACCATCTGTCGCTGCTCTGCGACGTCAGCTTCAGGGAGGAGCCTCACAGGCTACTGTAG
- the nocta gene encoding nocturnin isoform X2, with translation MEGMVCPMGSGSSSRLFGTMAQPDPYTKESPDQDSEQDPAEVDPDQLLRECQQVLQRRPARPHRDLVYPRLGAACSHKHNPVVRIMQWNILAQALGEGKDGFVRCPLEALSWPERKYQILEEILSYRPDILCLQEVDHYYDTFQPIMARLGYHGSFLPKPWSPCLDVEHNNGPDGCALFYRRSRFSLHATAHLRLSAMMLPTNQVAIAQTLHCRVTGRWLCVAVTHLKARSGWERLRSAQGADLLQSLQSITSHSGGPTRAVLGAVPLVVCGDFNAEPSEDVYRRFSSSPLGLSSAYKLLSCDGQTEPAYTTWKIRPTGESCSTLDYIWYSHDALSVEALLDIPSEEQIGPDRLPSYHYPSDHLSLLCDVSFREEPHRLL, from the exons ATGGAGGGCATGG TTTGTCCAATGGGCAGCGGCAGTAGCAGCAGGCTGTTTGGTACCATGGCCCAGCCTGACCCATACACCAAGGAGAGCCCAGACCAGGACTCAGAGCAGGACCCAGCGGAGGTAGACCCAGACCAGCTGCTCAGAGAGTGCCAGCAGGTGCTGCAGAGGCGTCCGGCCCGGCCTCACAGGGACCTGGTCTATCCCAGGCTCGGGGCCGCCTGCAGCCATAAGCACAACCCAGTCGTTCGGATCATGCAGTGGAACATCCTGGCTCAAG ctcTTGGCGAAGGGAAGGATGGCTTCGTCCGCTGTCCGCTAGAAGCTCTCAGCTGGCCGGAAAGGAAATACCAGATCCTGGAGGAGATCCTCTCCTACCGCCCTGACATCCTGTGTCTGCAGGAGGTGGACCACTACTACGACACCTTCCAGCCAATCATGGCCCGCCTAGGTTACCACGGCAGCTTCCTGCCCAAGCCCTGGTCGCCCTGTTTGGATGTGGAGCACAACAACGGCCCCGACGGCTGCGCCCTCTTCTACCGCCGCTCGCGCTTCAGCCTCCACGCCACGGCCCACCTGCGGCTGTCCGCCATGATGCTGCCCACCAACCAGGTGGCCATCGCGCAGACGCTGCATTGCCGGGTGACGGGCCGCTGGCTGTGTGTTGCAGTCACACACCTGAAAGCTCGCAGCGGCTGGGAGAGGCTGAGGAGTGCCCAGGGTGCTGACCTGCTGCAGAGCCTCCAGAGCATCACGTCCCACAGCGGAGGCCCGACGCGGGCGGTGCTAGGGGCCGTCCCTCTAGTGGTGTGCGGGGACTTTAACGCAGAGCCCTCTGAGGACGTTTACCGTCGCTTTAGCTCCTCCCCCTTAGGTCTGAGCTCGGCGTACAAGCTGCTGAGCTGCGACGGCCAAACGGAGCCCGCCTACACCACCTGGAAGATCCGGCCCACCGGAGAGAGCTGCAGCACGCTGGACTACATCTGGTACAGCCACGACGCTCTGAGCGTGGAGGCCCTGCTGGACATTCCCAGCGAGGAGCAGATCGGACCGGACCGCCTCCCCTCATACCACTACCCCTCCGACCATCTGTCGCTGCTCTGCGACGTCAGCTTCAGGGAGGAGCCTCACAGGCTACTGTAG